The Syntrophaceae bacterium DNA segment GCGGTTCATGGTCGGCGGACTCAACCAGGGGTTCTACAACGTCATGGTGGCCCTCCAGTTCGAGCGGCTCGTCGTGGGGATCGGCGCCTTCCGGCGCATCCTCGACGAGCTGGTCGGTTACGTGAAGGAGCGGTACGGCCGGAAGAAAGACCGGGTGAAGAACACCCTGGCCCGGGACGCCCTGGCCTCCATTGCGATCGACATCGAGGTCCTGTACGGCCTCTACTGGCAGAACGTCTGGATGATGGAGCAGGGACGGGTGCCGGAACTGGAGGCCTCGGCCATGAAGCTCTTCAGCACGGAACTGAGCCGGAAGCTGGCCGGCGTGGCCGTGGACGTCCTGGGCCTTCCCGCGCAGCTGTACAGGGGGTCCCTGTATGCCCCCCTGCAGGGTCGCGTCATGGCGGGCTACCTGGACGCCGTATCGGGACCCATCGGCGCAGGGACGTCGGAGATCCAGCGCGGCATCATCGCCACCCGGGGGCTGGGGCTGCCCAGAGCCTGAGGAATCGCCGGCCCGGCGCAAAGACGGAAGAATCATGATCCATAAACGGCAAAGGAGAGGAAACGATGTATTTCGATGAGACCCATGAGGCGTTCCGGGCGTCCGTCCGGAGATTCGTGGACCGGGAGATCAACCCCCGCATGGACGCCTGGGAAGAAGAGGGTGTGCCCCTCCACGACCTGTTCGGGAAGATGGGGGATCTCGGATTCCTGGGGATCCGCTACGATCCGCGTTACGGCGGGCAGGGCCTGGATTACTGGTACGAGACGGTGTTCATCGAGGAACTCGGTCATGTCCACGGATGGGGCGTTCCGACGGCGATCATGGTGCAGACGAACATGGCGACGCCGGCCATCGACATGTTCGGGACCGAATCCCTGAAAGAGCAGTACCTGGCCCCGGCAATCGCGGGGAAGCTCGTGGCGGCCATCGCCGTCACGGAGCCGGGCGCGGGCTCCGACGTGGCGGCCCTGAAGACCCGGGCGGTCCGCGACGGTAACGCCTACGTCCTGAACGGCTCCAAGACGTTCATCACCAACGGCTGCCAGGCCGACTTCCTGACCCTCCTCGCCCGCACGGGCGACGGGCCGGGGCATCACTGCTACGGCCTTTTCGTAGTCCCCACGGATGTGCCCGGCTTCAGCGTCAGCAAGCGCCTGGACAAGGTGGGGCTCCGGAGCAGCGACACGGCGGAGCTGTTCTTCGACAACCTCCGGATCCCGGTTCAGAACCTCATCGGGAAGGAAGGGGAGGGCTTCATCTACCAGATGATGCAGTTCCAGCACGAGCGGTTCACGGTTCTTCCCATGACGTATACGGCATGCCGGGACATCATCGACATGACCGTCGCCTACATCCGGGAGCGGATCGTTTTCGGGAAGCCCCTGATCACGAAGCAGGTGCTCCGCCACCGCCTGGTGGAATGGCTGGCCGAGATCGAGAGCCTCCGCCACCTGACCTATCACATCGTCCGGATGAAAATGGCCGGGAGGGACGTCACGAAGGAAATCTCCATGGGGAAACTCCTGGCGGGTCCGCTTCTGAACAGGGTATCATCCGGCTGCCTGCAGATGTTCGGCGGGATGGGGTTCATGAACGAGACGCTGATTTCGCGTCATTTCCGGGATACCCGGGTCATGTCGATCGCCGGCGGGGCGGACGAGGTGATGAAAGACATTATCGCCCGCCAGGAAGGATTCTGAACCGATGACGAAGGTGCTGGCCATGAACGGCAGCCCGCGAGCCAGGCGGGGAAACACCGACAAGATCCTGCAGCCGTTCCTGGAGGGAGCCGCCGGGGCGGGCGCCGCCACGGAGACCCTCTACCTGAAGGAACTCCGGATCCAGGAATGCCAGGGCTGCTACGCCTGCCACATGCTCACGCCCGGCCGGTGCGTCCTGAAGGACGACATGGCCCGGGTCACGGAAAAGATGCTGGAGGCCGAGGTCCTTGTCTTTGCCTCCCCCCTTTACGTCTTCACCGTCAGCGCGCTGCTCAAGGCGCTCCTGGACCGGATGATCGTTTTCGGCAGCCTCGACCTGGAAGTCAAGGACGGGGTCGTCGTTCATCCCGCCCGCTGGCCGGAAAAAAAGTGGACCTGGGTCGTGATCTCCAACGCCGGCTTCCCGGAGCGGGAGCACTTCGCCCCCCTGGAAGATCTCTTCCGGCGGTTCGCCCGGGCGATCGGCGGCGGAACCCAGGTGACCATCGGCGGGATGATCCTCAAGGGAATGGGCGAGATGTTCTCCGTTCCCGCCCTGCTGCCGAATTATCAGTGGTTCTTCGACGCCTGCCGGCAGGCGGGGCGGGAGGTTGTCCGAGACGGCTCCATTGCGGAGGCGACGCAGAGCGTTCTGGACAGGCCGCTCGTGGACATCAGCATGGAGGAGTTCGCCGCCATGAGCAACGCTTTCATCGAAATGGCCATGAAAAAGGCCCGGAAACGGAAGAAGGAAACGGCGTCGGAACAAGGAGGATGATCCATGGATTTTTCACTGACGGAGGAGCAGGCCCTTCTGCAGAAGACGGCTTGCGACTTTCTGGCGAAATCGCTTTCCCGGGAAGTGCTGAAGCGGATGGAAGAGAGCGAGGCCGGGCATGACCTTGACCTCTGGCAAAAAATGGCCTCCCTCGGATGGCTCGGGCTGCCGTTCCCCGAGGAGTATGGCGGCAGCGGCGGCAGCTTTGCCGACCTCACGGTCCTCCTGGAGGAGATGGGATACCGGACCTGCCCGGGTCCGTACTTTTCCACCGTCGTCCTGGGCGGCCTGCCGGTCCTGGCCTTCGGCACGGAGGAGCAGAAGCGGCAGTGCCTTCCCGCTATCGCGGCGGGAGAGCGGGTCATGACCTTCGCCCTGACGGAAAAGGACGGCGGCCGGGACGGCGGCGGCATCCGCGTCCGTGCCGTTCCGTTCGGCGAGGCCTGGCGGATCAACGGGGCGAAGCGGTTCGTCACGGATGCCCGTCTTGCGGATTTCTTTCTCTGTGCGGTGCGGACGGGGAAGGAAACGAAGGAAGCGGACGGGATCACCGTGTACCTGATCGACGGCCGGACGCGGGGTCTCCGGACCAGGGACATGAAGGCGGCAACGGGCGACCGGCAGTACGAGGTTAAATTCTATCAGGTGCCCGTTCGATCGGAGCAGGTCGTCGGCGGCCTGAACAAAGGCGCCGTCGTGATCGAGGATACGTTGCGGAAGGCGGCCGTGGCGAAGTGCGCCGAGATGATCGGCGGGGCGAGGGCCGTCCTGGACATGACCCTGGCCTATGCAAAGGAGCGGGTCCAGTTCGGCCGCCCCATCGGCAGCTTCCAGGCGGTGCAGCACCATTTTGCCGACATGTGGACGGACATTCACGGGTCCCGTTACCTGTACCGCAAGGCCGCCCTGGAAATCGACAGTGGCGCGCCGGCGGTGCAGGCGGTTGCCATGGCCAAGGCGCGGACGGGTGAGGCGTATCGTCGCGTCACGATGCTGGGCCACCAGATCTTCGGCGCCATCGGCTTCACGATGGAGCACGAGATGCACCGCTACCACCGCCGCGCCCTCGGAGGAGACGTGATGTTCGGGAACGGAGCGTTTCACCGGGACAAGGTGGCGGCGGCGATGGGGCTGTGAGGGGGCGAAAACGGCTGCTTTCCATCTCGCTCGCCGTCACCGCCGGATCAAGCGGGATCTGCAGATTTCATCTCTTCCAGGATCTCGATGACGGTGTGCACGCAGGGCCTGCAGATTCTGCCCATGGTGTCCTCGGCCTTGGCGTGCCGTCGTCCCTCCTCGGTCTTCAGATCGTAGCCCCGGAGAAGCTCCCGGCAGAGGCAGCTTCCGTGCCGGGCCGCGAAACGGTCCATCAGCTCCACGGTCTTGAGATAAGTGTATTCCGTCGATGGGCGACCCTCCGTCGTGCCCCGGCCATGGCGCAGACCCAGGACGAGGATGCCGCCGGTCACCGCGCCGCACACCTCCTGTTTCCTTCCCATCCCTGCGCCGAGGCCGGTGGCGATCTTCAGCGCAAGGTCGTCGTCCAGGCCGGTTTCGTCCCGGAAGGAAGAGAGTACGGACTGCGCACAGTTGTAAGTGTCCCGGAGTCGTTCTGTTGCAATGTCAGCTCTTGTGGTCATCTTTCCGTTACCTGCCTCGCCTCGATCGATCCATTCAGCAACCGGCAACGGCAATCGGCGACCCCTTTGCCGCTTCTTCGTGAAATTTCCTGATCCGCTGCCGGGATGGGAACTCGATGGTCACGACCCTTGCGGCCTGTCCCCCGATCCCCGCGCCCGGCACTATTTCCCGAAGACGGTCTTCAGAATATCCGTCACCCGTGCGGCGGGATCGTTCCGGATCTTCTTCTCCTCGCTCCCGATCATGAGAAAAAGGCCGTCCAGGGCCTTATTGGTCACATAGTGATCCAGATCGAGGGACTCCTTGGGCACCAGCGGGAGGGCTTCATAGGGAGCCATCATATCCTTGTAGGCCTTCGTCACGCCGACCTTGTTCATGTTG contains these protein-coding regions:
- a CDS encoding acyl-CoA dehydrogenase, coding for MYFDETHEAFRASVRRFVDREINPRMDAWEEEGVPLHDLFGKMGDLGFLGIRYDPRYGGQGLDYWYETVFIEELGHVHGWGVPTAIMVQTNMATPAIDMFGTESLKEQYLAPAIAGKLVAAIAVTEPGAGSDVAALKTRAVRDGNAYVLNGSKTFITNGCQADFLTLLARTGDGPGHHCYGLFVVPTDVPGFSVSKRLDKVGLRSSDTAELFFDNLRIPVQNLIGKEGEGFIYQMMQFQHERFTVLPMTYTACRDIIDMTVAYIRERIVFGKPLITKQVLRHRLVEWLAEIESLRHLTYHIVRMKMAGRDVTKEISMGKLLAGPLLNRVSSGCLQMFGGMGFMNETLISRHFRDTRVMSIAGGADEVMKDIIARQEGF
- a CDS encoding flavodoxin family protein, encoding MTKVLAMNGSPRARRGNTDKILQPFLEGAAGAGAATETLYLKELRIQECQGCYACHMLTPGRCVLKDDMARVTEKMLEAEVLVFASPLYVFTVSALLKALLDRMIVFGSLDLEVKDGVVVHPARWPEKKWTWVVISNAGFPEREHFAPLEDLFRRFARAIGGGTQVTIGGMILKGMGEMFSVPALLPNYQWFFDACRQAGREVVRDGSIAEATQSVLDRPLVDISMEEFAAMSNAFIEMAMKKARKRKKETASEQGG
- a CDS encoding acyl-CoA/acyl-ACP dehydrogenase; translation: MDFSLTEEQALLQKTACDFLAKSLSREVLKRMEESEAGHDLDLWQKMASLGWLGLPFPEEYGGSGGSFADLTVLLEEMGYRTCPGPYFSTVVLGGLPVLAFGTEEQKRQCLPAIAAGERVMTFALTEKDGGRDGGGIRVRAVPFGEAWRINGAKRFVTDARLADFFLCAVRTGKETKEADGITVYLIDGRTRGLRTRDMKAATGDRQYEVKFYQVPVRSEQVVGGLNKGAVVIEDTLRKAAVAKCAEMIGGARAVLDMTLAYAKERVQFGRPIGSFQAVQHHFADMWTDIHGSRYLYRKAALEIDSGAPAVQAVAMAKARTGEAYRRVTMLGHQIFGAIGFTMEHEMHRYHRRALGGDVMFGNGAFHRDKVAAAMGL
- a CDS encoding C_GCAxxG_C_C family protein, coding for MTTRADIATERLRDTYNCAQSVLSSFRDETGLDDDLALKIATGLGAGMGRKQEVCGAVTGGILVLGLRHGRGTTEGRPSTEYTYLKTVELMDRFAARHGSCLCRELLRGYDLKTEEGRRHAKAEDTMGRICRPCVHTVIEILEEMKSADPA